The sequence below is a genomic window from Thalassomonas haliotis.
TCCGGTGAGACCCTTGAATGGTTGCAATGGGATGAAACCGCCGGGCTTACCGTGGAGCAAGTGTTAAATGATTATGACGGCTGGTCTTTGGCCAACAGCAGTCATATGGCGCAATTATTTTCTGATTTTTTCCCTGAATATACCTGGCTGGAGGATGAAAACCTTAATCAGGATCACTGGGGCACTTTTGGTGTTGACGGCATTCACACTAACTTTGTCGAGCTGTTCGGGGCGACCTATACCGTGCCCGCTGACCGGCAAGCCCTTTATTTCGACGAATATGCGGTAACATCGGCTTATTTTGGCTATGACGACGATCAGGACGGAGCGATTAATGCCGCATATGTGCGTGACGGTTATGGTTTTGCCAGCTCCGGCAGTGAAATACCGCCTGTTGCCGTATTATATTCTGACTGGGTGACCCCGGCAGATCAGGGGCAGAGCCGTTACGGCGTTGCCCTGGTGCGGACAGCAGGGGGCGCTGCCACTACCGTAGCCGTACCTGAGCCTAATATCCTGGCTATCTTTGCCTTAGGTTTGCTGGCTCTTGGCTGTCGCCGCTTGCTGAAATAAAATTATCTGCGCTTAGTGTTAAGTTAAAAACGGCTGGTTAACCATCAGCCGTATTATCCTTCTCTTATCGGCAATTCTATTACCGCGATAGCGCCGGTTTTATCGTTGCGGTTGTCCAGGCTTAATTTACCTTCATGCATTTCCAGTATTTGCCGACACAAGACTAAACCTATGCCCGAACCTTGCTTTTTAGTGGTATAAAAAGGCACAAACAGGTTTTCGGGGTTGTTAATACCGGTACCCTCATCGGTTATTTTCAGGATAAAGACGTCATTTTCCCGCTGCCAGGAAATAATAATTTTCCCCGGGGCTTTCTTATCTTTATCTAAGTTGAGGTTTTGCATGGTTTCCTGGGCATTTTTAAGCAGATTGATCAACACCTGCTCTATTTGCACCGGGTCGATCAATAAATTGATATCGGCGCCTGCCGCTATGATCAGCGATTGTTCTTGAAATAGCGGGGTGATTTTATTGAGCAAATCTTTGATCGCGGTTTTTTTCTTTTCCGGCTCAGGCAAACGGGCAATTTGCTTATAGCTGTTAACAAAGTTTTTTAAATTCTGGCTGCGCTGTGAAATGATGGACAGGCCTTCGAGCAAATTCTCTTTTTGCCCTTCAAGCTCAGCCTGGCGGTCAATCAAGCGGGTCAGCGTCTGGCTGATGGAGGCTATCGGCGCCAGGGAATTGTTGATTTCATGGCTGATCACCCGTACCAGGCTTTGCCAGGCGTTACGCTCTTCGTTTCTGAGCAGGGAGCTGACATCGGTGAGAAACAGCAGCTGATGCTGCAGGCCGGTTTCCCTGAACTCTTCCATATGCACGTTAAATTTTCCCTGGCGCTGGCCAAAGGTGAGCGGCATGACTTTACTTTGCCCCGGTTCAAGTGAACCCAGTTGCTCCAGCGGCAGTAAGTCGGGGTTTGCCTGCTTGCTATCTGTTAATCCCAAAAGTTTGTTCGAGGCGGGATTGCTGAGCATGATCTCCCGGTTATCATTTAAGGCAACTATGGCAACGTCGATATTATTGATCACCGTTTGCAGCAATAGCTGGCTTTCGGCGGTTTCTATACGTTGGCGGTTGAGTTTTTGTGCCAGGCCGTTAATGGTATTTACCAGCTCGTTGAGGGCATCATGGTTGTGATCCGAACGTGCCCTCAGGCTGTAATCGTCCTGGAGCATGGCTTCGAGTATATTGGTTAAACTGCGAAACTGGTAGGCGGACTTCTGGTGGATTTTTACATGGCAATATATCAGGGTGAGTCCCGACAGGAGTGCCGTCAGCAAGATCAGGTATATCGAGATACCGGCATAAAACATCACCGGCAGCAGCAGGCAAAAAAGCGGCAGCGAGGAGATTAAAGACAGCCGGGTTAACTGGGTTTCAAAAGACGATTTTTTCGGGGCCGGTGCGCCATACTTTGCCATTTTTATTCACTTTTCCCCAATCTGCGGTAAAAAGCACTGCGGCTTAGTCCCAGTGACTTTGCCGCCTTGATGGCATTGCCTTTGAAATGGGATAACCTTTGTTCGAGAATTTCCAGTTCCAGCGAGGCCAGGGTGTCCAGCTCGCCGTTTTCGTTTTGCTCCAGCGTGGTTAACGTGCCGCCGGGCTGGTTGTTTGCTGTTGAAGGGGCGGGAGCCGGACTTAAGGTCAAACCCAAAGCCTGGGCGGTGATCTCTTTGCCCTGGGACAATATTTGTGCCCGCTCCATCACATGGTGCAGTTCCCGGATATTGCCGGGCCAGTTATAATTGCAAAGCGCCGATTGTGCTTCTGCGCTTAAGGCGAGTACTTGCTGGCCGTATTTGGCGGCGGTCTTGTTGAGAAAAGATTGTGCCAGCGGCACTATATCTTCTAACCGGCTGCGCAGCGGCGGAATTTCTATGGTGATGGTATTGATGCGGTAGAGTAAATCTTTCCGAAATTGCTGCTGGTCAACGGCAAGGTTAAGGTCGGCATTGGTGGCGCAAATCAGCCGGATATCGACTTGCTGGGTTTTATTGCCGCCGACCTTTTCAAACTCCCTGTCCTCCAGTACCCGCAGCAGTTTTCCCTGCTGGGAATAGGGGGTATTGGCGATTTCATCCAAAAACAAACTGCCGCCGTCGGCGAGTTCGAAGCGGCCGATCCGGACCGATTTTGCATCGGTGAAAGCCCCTTTGGCATGGCCGAACATTTCACTTTCAAACAGGGTTTCGGTGACGGCGCCCATATTCACACAAATCTGCGGGGCGTCCCGGCGCGGTGAATGGCTGTGAATATAGCGGGCGAACAGGCTTTTTCCTGTGCCGTTTTCGCCGGTGAGCAAGACACTGGCATCGCTTAGGGCCACCTGGTTTATCACCGCCAGTACCTGCTGCATGGCCGGCGATTTGGCTATGATATCGCCGCCGAGCTCGCTGTTGACCTGCTGCTGCAATAACTGGTTTTGCTGGCTTAACTTTTTCGATTGCTGTTCGCTGCTGGCCAGTTTGAGCTGGTTATTGATGATGGCGAGTAAACGGTCGTTTTCCCAGGGTTTCTGGATAAAGTCATTGGCGCCGTTTTGCATGGTGGCAACCGCTACTTCTATGGTGCCCCAGCCGGTCATCACAACGATCGGTATCTCGTCGTCGTCCTTTCTGATGGCTGCAATCAGGGCCAGCCCCTCTTCGCCCGAAGTGGTGTCGAGGGAGTAATTGAGATCCATCAGGAGCAAATCGAAATTTTCCCGTTTCAGGGCTGCCAGGGCAGCTTCCGGGGTTTGGGTTAAAGCGACTTGATAACCTTCTGACATTAAAAGCATTTTTAATGCTAATAGGATGTCGTTGTCATCATCCACTAATAAGATTTTGGCTAATGTGCTCATGTTTTGCTAATACCGGGAGTCGTGTTCAGGCGGCCTGTTACCGCATTTTTATCGCGATGTTTTTTCAATACTTTTTATTTTAACGTTTTTTATTTCAAGGCTATTTATATCAAGGCTATTTATATCAACATAAGGCCGGTAATATTGCTGCGCGCTGTCGTTAATGACATTAACCTGTTAGTGCGACTATATTTTCTTGCCGGGCACTTGTCTATCAAAATGCGGCGGCGCTTTATTTGTTTTCGGCGCCGCCGGGATCAGGTTAATGCCTTATTCATAATGCAGTGCCTGGCTCGGTTCCATTTCCAGCGCCTTGCGGGTGGGGAAATAAGTTGCGGCCATCACTACTGCACCTATGATCAAAGCTGTGCTTATGGCAATAACGACAATGGCGCCGCTGCCGACCCCCATCACCTGCGCCATGGCAAAGCCCAGGGCGGAGCCGGCAATCAAGCCCGGAATGCTGCCGGCTAAAAATTGTTTAAAGCCGGATAATAGCAATTCTTTCTTGATACGCTCATCATCCGCGCCCAGGGCGCGTTTCACCCCGATTTCCTGGGTTTTTTGGTTGATGGTATTGGACATCACTCCATAAATACCGCTGCCGGCAAGGATCACCGCAGCAATGCCAAAGATCAGCAGTACCTTGCTGATAAAGCGTACCGGGGCATAATTGCGATCCAGGCTCTGGTGATAGGTTTCTACCCTGAAGGCAGGCAACTCGGCATCTATGGCCTTAAGGGTATCGCGCAGCAGCGCCATGGTGGTAAGGGGGTCGGTTTTCATGTGCATGGCTATGGTCATTTGCGGACGCGGCGCCTGGCTGTAGGGACGAAATACCGAAGGCAGCTCGCCCCTTTGGGTATCTCCCTGGCGGGTATGCTCGACCACACCGACTATGGTCAGCCATTTCGGGGTATAATCGCCGGGTTCTACCAGGCGCAGGCGTTTACCCAGTACGGTTTCATCGGCAAAATGTTGTCGGGCGAAACTCTCGCTTACCAATACCGTGCTTTTATCCAGGCCCTGATCGCCGCTGTTAAAGTAACGTCCCTGCCTGAGTTCGACACCCAGTTTGCCCAGGGTGCCCGGGGTAATGGCGATATAATTGGCCTTAGGGTAACCGCGGTCCAGGGGGTAGACTTTTCCTTCCAGCGCCATAAACGGGCTTTGGCTGGACTTTCCCGGCAATGAGGAAAGCAGCATCACATCCTCTATACCGTTATTGTTTTCCAGGTTTGCTTGCAGGGTTTTGATCAACTGGCTTTGCAACTCGGGCGTCGGATAGGTGGTTTTGGGCAATTTGACGGTGGCGGTCAGGATATTATCCGGGTTTGCGCCGATATCGACAGTGGTGCGTAAATAGCTGGAAAGCACCATCACGGCGGCGCCGATCAATACTGCGATCGAGATTAAGATCTCACTGATCACTAATACCTTGTTTAAACGGCCGGCTTTTTTCCCCTGTGCTCCCCGGGTACCGTCGCGTAGCGCGGCATTAAAGTTCTCACCGGAGTTTTTCCATGCCGGTAATAAGCCTGTCATCAGTACGGTGGCGACAACAAAGGCAAAAAATAACTTTATCGCATAGGCATCCAGGCCGAACTTCCACCAGAAGCTGGGTTTTTCCACGAAAAAGGTCGCAGTGATCGCTTGGGTGATCTCCAGGCCCCAGGCAACCATCAATAAACCTATAACCCCGCCCAGGGTGCAGATAATAATGCTCTCCCACAACATCTGGCTGATCAGGCGGGAACGCGGTGCCCCCAGTGCAACCCGGATGGCGGTTTCCTTGCTGCGCTCTATTGCCCGGGACAATAATAAGTTGCCGACATTGATGGCGGCCAGGATCAGGATTAATATCGCCACCACCTGCATGGCATAGACTACGGCAATGCCGTCGCCGACTGCCGTCATCGGGATAGTGTCGGCATAGGCGCCGATATTATGGTTGCTTTTCGGATATTTGTCCTCGATACGTGCCATGATCACATCCAGCTGTGCATTGATGTCTTGCTTGGATACCCCGGCATCCAGGTGACCCAGGCCACGAACCGTACCGGCTTCCTGGCGTGTTAACTGGCCGCGGTCCAGGTGCAGCGGCATCCAGAGATCGGAAACGTTCGGGAAGAAATAGCCGCTTGGCATCACCCCGATAATACGGTGGTTTCTGCCGTTAACGCGCAAGCTCTGCCCCAAAACCTGTTTATCGCCGGCAAACTGGTTTTGCCAGATGTCAAAACTTATTACCACCACGGCTTCGCCGCCGCGTTTTTTTTCGGCTTCAGTAAAGCCCCTGCCCAGTATGGGCGCGGTACGGGTGATTTCAAACATGCCCGCTTGGGTATAAGTAGCGCCATAGCGGCGGGAACCGTCTCTGCCGACGACGTTGACGTTGGCATTGTGGTAGGCAAGCAAGTCTGTCATGCCGCTGAGGCTGTTTTTGATCTCTTTATAATCCAGGGTATTGAGTTCATTAAAGTCCCTGACCCGGTTTTCTGAGCCGCCGATAACCACCAGAGAGTCGGCATGTTGAAAGGGCAGGTCCTTAAACAAAACGGTGTTAAAAAAGCTGAACAGGTACAGGCTCAACCCTATGCCGGTGGCCATCACCAATGTTGTTAACACGGTAAAGCCGGGTTTTTTCCCGAGCAGACGCAGCGCGTATTTAAAATCTTGCATTATCATCTTCACTCTCCCCTTAAGCGGCTGCCGTACCGCTGCCAGTGGTTTTTTCTGTGTTACGGTCGGCGATGATCTGGCCGTCTAACAACTCGACAGTACGTTTCGCCTGTTTGGCGGAGCGGGGGTCATGGGTAACCATGCAAATGGTGGCGCCCCGGGCATGCAGTTTATCGAGCAGCTGCATTACCGCTTCGGCATTTTTCGAGTCCAGGTTACCTGTGGGCTCATCCGCCAGGATGATGGAAGGTTTACCGGCGATGGCGCGGGCAACGGCAACACGCTGTTGCTGACCGCCGGATAATTGCGCCGGGAAATGTTTGCCCCTGTGGGACATATCTACCTGGGCCAGGGCGTCTTTGACCATTTGTTGGCGCTGGCTTTTTGTTAAGTCTTTGCGATAGGTCAGCGGCAGTTCAACGTTTTCTTCGACGTCGAGATCGCTGATCAGGTTAAACGACTGGAAAATAAAGCCGATTTCTTTGTTGCGGATACGGGCACGCTCTTTTTTATCTAGGTCTGAGACATCGTTTCCCGCCAGCTGATACTCGCCGCCTGAGCTGGTGTCAAGCAGCCCGAGCAGGGATAACAGGGTGGATTTGCCGCAGCCGGAAGGGCCGGAGATGGACACATATTCCCCTTTATTGATTTTCAGGGAGATATTCATCAAGGCGTGGGTTTCAACCTCGTCGGTGTAGAAGACTTTTTTGATCTTGTCTAATGCAATTAAACATGTGCTCATAACGGGTTCCTTTTTTTGCTTATCTTATGCTGGTTTAGGGGTATTTTTCTATTAACTGGCGCGAGTTTTTAATTGATGCGCACTTTGTGATAACTTTCCCAGGTGCTGGGATCTGAAATAATGATTTTCTCTCCCGGGGCCAGGCCTTCGAGGATTTGGATTTGATCCACCGAACCTTTGCCCAGTTTTACCTTAATGCGGCTGGCAAAATTGCCGTTGTCGGTGATTTTATAAATGCTTGCCGTACTCTGGCTTTGGGCAAATAACGGCCTGCTGACATAGAGGGCATCGCTGATTTCGGCGATTTTGATTTCGCCGTCGACCGTCAAATCCGGGCGGGCATCGGCGGGCAGCTCGCCGCTGAAACTGACATCTACCTGGACATTGCCGTTAACCACGGCGGGATCGACCCGGGTGACGACACCCAACGCCTTGTTATTGCGGGTATCTATCACCACTTTTTGCCCTATCATCACATCGCGAATTTGTAATTCCGGTACCTGGAGTTCGGCGATCAGCGAATCCTGGCGGGCAAGTTTGGCAATATTGCCGCCCATGGCAATGCGCTGCCCGGCTTCGACCGGCACATCCTGTACCACAGAGTTGATGCTGGCATAGATTTTCAGGCTGTTGACATCCTGGCGCACCCGCTCCAGGGTTTTAGACATTTTCTTCAAACGGGCGTCGCGGGCATTGTTTTGTACGCTTAAGTTCTCGGTCATTTTCGTCAGCCTTTGCTGCTGGATGTGCCAGCGCTGCTTGAACTGTTTGGTTTCCAACCGGGTTCTTTGATAATCTATTTTCGATACCGCACCGGTTTTTTTCTGGAACAGCTCGCTGTGGGCGTCCTGCTCTAACTTGCTGCTTTCAAAGTCGAGGCGGGCATTTAATACCAGGGTTTTTTGATCCAGCAGGGCAGACTCCTGTATCACCCGCTGTGCTTCGTTTTCCGCACTGACGGCTTCAAGTTCCCATTGGGTTTCTTCCAGCAGCTG
It includes:
- a CDS encoding efflux RND transporter periplasmic adaptor subunit; the protein is MDISRAKQKKSVIKRYWPWSLLVLMLAGAGYYLYFLAQADFAIDGETLVIGQVRQGKFSVSVRGSGVLVPDNIQWLSANVDARVERILAKPGKTVNKGDLIVELSNPKLVQLLEETQWELEAVSAENEAQRVIQESALLDQKTLVLNARLDFESSKLEQDAHSELFQKKTGAVSKIDYQRTRLETKQFKQRWHIQQQRLTKMTENLSVQNNARDARLKKMSKTLERVRQDVNSLKIYASINSVVQDVPVEAGQRIAMGGNIAKLARQDSLIAELQVPELQIRDVMIGQKVVIDTRNNKALGVVTRVDPAVVNGNVQVDVSFSGELPADARPDLTVDGEIKIAEISDALYVSRPLFAQSQSTASIYKITDNGNFASRIKVKLGKGSVDQIQILEGLAPGEKIIISDPSTWESYHKVRIN
- a CDS encoding sensor histidine kinase codes for the protein MAKYGAPAPKKSSFETQLTRLSLISSLPLFCLLLPVMFYAGISIYLILLTALLSGLTLIYCHVKIHQKSAYQFRSLTNILEAMLQDDYSLRARSDHNHDALNELVNTINGLAQKLNRQRIETAESQLLLQTVINNIDVAIVALNDNREIMLSNPASNKLLGLTDSKQANPDLLPLEQLGSLEPGQSKVMPLTFGQRQGKFNVHMEEFRETGLQHQLLFLTDVSSLLRNEERNAWQSLVRVISHEINNSLAPIASISQTLTRLIDRQAELEGQKENLLEGLSIISQRSQNLKNFVNSYKQIARLPEPEKKKTAIKDLLNKITPLFQEQSLIIAAGADINLLIDPVQIEQVLINLLKNAQETMQNLNLDKDKKAPGKIIISWQRENDVFILKITDEGTGINNPENLFVPFYTTKKQGSGIGLVLCRQILEMHEGKLSLDNRNDKTGAIAVIELPIREG
- a CDS encoding ABC transporter ATP-binding protein, with translation MSTCLIALDKIKKVFYTDEVETHALMNISLKINKGEYVSISGPSGCGKSTLLSLLGLLDTSSGGEYQLAGNDVSDLDKKERARIRNKEIGFIFQSFNLISDLDVEENVELPLTYRKDLTKSQRQQMVKDALAQVDMSHRGKHFPAQLSGGQQQRVAVARAIAGKPSIILADEPTGNLDSKNAEAVMQLLDKLHARGATICMVTHDPRSAKQAKRTVELLDGQIIADRNTEKTTGSGTAAA
- a CDS encoding sigma-54-dependent transcriptional regulator; its protein translation is MSTLAKILLVDDDNDILLALKMLLMSEGYQVALTQTPEAALAALKRENFDLLLMDLNYSLDTTSGEEGLALIAAIRKDDDEIPIVVMTGWGTIEVAVATMQNGANDFIQKPWENDRLLAIINNQLKLASSEQQSKKLSQQNQLLQQQVNSELGGDIIAKSPAMQQVLAVINQVALSDASVLLTGENGTGKSLFARYIHSHSPRRDAPQICVNMGAVTETLFESEMFGHAKGAFTDAKSVRIGRFELADGGSLFLDEIANTPYSQQGKLLRVLEDREFEKVGGNKTQQVDIRLICATNADLNLAVDQQQFRKDLLYRINTITIEIPPLRSRLEDIVPLAQSFLNKTAAKYGQQVLALSAEAQSALCNYNWPGNIRELHHVMERAQILSQGKEITAQALGLTLSPAPAPSTANNQPGGTLTTLEQNENGELDTLASLELEILEQRLSHFKGNAIKAAKSLGLSRSAFYRRLGKSE
- a CDS encoding ADOP family duplicated permease, with protein sequence MIMQDFKYALRLLGKKPGFTVLTTLVMATGIGLSLYLFSFFNTVLFKDLPFQHADSLVVIGGSENRVRDFNELNTLDYKEIKNSLSGMTDLLAYHNANVNVVGRDGSRRYGATYTQAGMFEITRTAPILGRGFTEAEKKRGGEAVVVISFDIWQNQFAGDKQVLGQSLRVNGRNHRIIGVMPSGYFFPNVSDLWMPLHLDRGQLTRQEAGTVRGLGHLDAGVSKQDINAQLDVIMARIEDKYPKSNHNIGAYADTIPMTAVGDGIAVVYAMQVVAILILILAAINVGNLLLSRAIERSKETAIRVALGAPRSRLISQMLWESIIICTLGGVIGLLMVAWGLEITQAITATFFVEKPSFWWKFGLDAYAIKLFFAFVVATVLMTGLLPAWKNSGENFNAALRDGTRGAQGKKAGRLNKVLVISEILISIAVLIGAAVMVLSSYLRTTVDIGANPDNILTATVKLPKTTYPTPELQSQLIKTLQANLENNNGIEDVMLLSSLPGKSSQSPFMALEGKVYPLDRGYPKANYIAITPGTLGKLGVELRQGRYFNSGDQGLDKSTVLVSESFARQHFADETVLGKRLRLVEPGDYTPKWLTIVGVVEHTRQGDTQRGELPSVFRPYSQAPRPQMTIAMHMKTDPLTTMALLRDTLKAIDAELPAFRVETYHQSLDRNYAPVRFISKVLLIFGIAAVILAGSGIYGVMSNTINQKTQEIGVKRALGADDERIKKELLLSGFKQFLAGSIPGLIAGSALGFAMAQVMGVGSGAIVVIAISTALIIGAVVMAATYFPTRKALEMEPSQALHYE
- a CDS encoding PEP-CTERM sorting domain-containing protein yields the protein MSTKLLKLALAGLILLTSSFAHASLISHSGYTLDTETNIVSGETLEWLQWDETAGLTVEQVLNDYDGWSLANSSHMAQLFSDFFPEYTWLEDENLNQDHWGTFGVDGIHTNFVELFGATYTVPADRQALYFDEYAVTSAYFGYDDDQDGAINAAYVRDGYGFASSGSEIPPVAVLYSDWVTPADQGQSRYGVALVRTAGGAATTVAVPEPNILAIFALGLLALGCRRLLK